One window of the Emcibacter sp. genome contains the following:
- a CDS encoding acyl-CoA dehydrogenase family protein, translating to MEFLFTQDQLDFQEAVKIFLAGECDVAHLRQMVEKGETFSPDRWRQLAEMGLMGLMLPEEVGGLDLTIRDYILIAEECGYAALPEPLLETAVVTAPLLAEVGGQKELLNKVCSGEAMIVLADSRMPVVTYGDKAKVVLSFDGQAIRLDDSPALQASESIDPLRSVFLYESKGITISEGENAVKLWWSALDRASLIAAAQLYGLGRRMVDMAVAYANDRHQFGKPIGSFQAVKHHLSSVMVALEFARPLIHRAAFSMTDSDPLAGLHVAQAKLRAGEAALQAAESAHQVHGAMGYTYEVDLHLWMKRVWALNAAAGDLLALEDQLEKTVLDGDLPLGPGATFGAA from the coding sequence ATGGAATTTTTGTTTACACAGGACCAGCTTGACTTTCAGGAAGCAGTTAAAATTTTTCTGGCCGGCGAATGCGATGTCGCACATCTGCGTCAGATGGTGGAGAAGGGCGAAACCTTCTCTCCGGACCGCTGGCGGCAACTGGCGGAAATGGGCCTGATGGGGCTGATGCTGCCGGAGGAAGTCGGCGGGCTCGATCTGACCATTCGGGATTATATCCTGATTGCCGAGGAATGCGGTTATGCGGCATTGCCGGAACCGCTTCTCGAAACAGCAGTGGTGACCGCGCCACTGCTGGCGGAGGTTGGTGGTCAGAAAGAACTATTGAACAAGGTTTGTAGCGGAGAGGCGATGATCGTCCTGGCTGACAGCCGTATGCCGGTGGTGACCTACGGTGATAAGGCGAAAGTTGTGTTGAGCTTCGACGGACAGGCGATCCGGCTTGACGATTCACCTGCGTTGCAGGCCAGCGAAAGCATCGATCCGCTACGCTCGGTGTTTCTCTATGAGAGTAAAGGTATCACGATTTCCGAGGGGGAAAATGCGGTAAAGCTGTGGTGGTCAGCGCTTGATCGTGCGAGCCTGATCGCCGCCGCCCAGCTTTATGGCCTCGGTCGTCGCATGGTCGACATGGCCGTGGCCTACGCCAATGACCGTCACCAGTTCGGCAAGCCTATCGGCTCTTTTCAGGCGGTCAAACATCATCTGTCTTCGGTCATGGTAGCGCTGGAATTCGCCCGGCCCTTGATCCATCGCGCAGCCTTTAGCATGACGGACAGCGATCCTCTGGCGGGGTTGCATGTGGCCCAGGCCAAGCTCAGGGCCGGGGAAGCGGCGTTGCAGGCGGCGGAAAGCGCCCATCAGGTGCACGGCGCCATGGGCTATACCTATGAAGTGGACCTGCATCTCTGGATGAAGCGGGTCTGGGCGCTCAACGCAGCGGCTGGTGACCTGTTGGCGCTTGAGGATCAACTGGAAAAAACGGTGCTGGATGGCGACCTGCCTCTCGGCCCGGGCGCCACATTCGGCGCAGCATAA
- a CDS encoding acyl-CoA dehydrogenase family protein, with product MNFTFSEEQNLIRETARGFLAELSPATVVREWMETEKGYDDGVWKRLAEEMGWAALVIPEAYDGLGLGYVELTIIMEECGYRLTGSPLFATICQAAQALIHGGTEAQKSQYLPAIAAGQSTATFAYGDGGSFGLEDITLSYRGEGDGFVLNGTAGQVIDGVSADLIVAAARLESSADESGVRLFVLPQEMAGISVTTLKTMDQTRRLARIEFDNVTVGTDATLDGGWDCFVKTCRIASIMLAAEQLGVSRWCLDTAVAYAMDRVQFGRAIGSFQAIKHKCADMMVRVESDISGLYYAACVVDADTDELAEASPVAKATLCSDAMKNAAECLQIHGGIGVTWEADVHLYFKRARAGEAWLGAPTWHREQMALAMNL from the coding sequence ATGAATTTTACTTTTTCCGAAGAACAGAATCTGATCCGGGAAACCGCCCGGGGATTTCTCGCGGAACTGTCGCCTGCAACTGTTGTGCGAGAGTGGATGGAAACAGAAAAAGGCTATGATGACGGCGTCTGGAAACGGCTTGCGGAAGAAATGGGCTGGGCGGCACTGGTCATTCCCGAAGCCTATGACGGGCTGGGTCTCGGTTATGTGGAACTGACCATCATCATGGAGGAATGCGGTTACCGGCTGACCGGCTCACCGCTGTTCGCCACCATTTGCCAGGCCGCCCAGGCTCTGATCCACGGCGGCACTGAGGCGCAGAAATCACAATATTTGCCGGCCATTGCCGCCGGGCAGAGCACAGCCACTTTTGCCTATGGTGACGGCGGTAGTTTCGGGCTTGAAGATATCACGCTCAGCTATAGGGGAGAGGGTGACGGCTTCGTTCTGAATGGCACCGCCGGACAGGTGATTGACGGCGTTAGCGCCGATCTGATTGTGGCCGCGGCCCGCCTGGAAAGCAGCGCCGACGAAAGCGGTGTTCGCCTCTTTGTCCTACCGCAGGAGATGGCAGGTATTTCTGTCACCACGTTAAAAACTATGGACCAGACCCGGCGTCTGGCCCGTATTGAGTTCGACAATGTAACCGTGGGTACGGATGCAACGCTGGACGGCGGTTGGGACTGTTTTGTCAAAACCTGCCGCATTGCCTCCATCATGCTGGCGGCGGAACAGCTTGGCGTCTCCCGCTGGTGCCTCGATACAGCGGTGGCCTACGCCATGGACCGGGTCCAGTTCGGCCGGGCCATCGGCTCCTTCCAGGCCATCAAGCATAAATGTGCCGACATGATGGTGCGAGTGGAAAGTGATATTTCCGGTCTTTATTATGCCGCCTGTGTCGTTGACGCGGATACGGACGAACTGGCCGAGGCCTCTCCTGTCGCCAAGGCGACGCTGTGCAGTGACGCCATGAAAAATGCTGCCGAATGCTTGCAGATTCACGGCGGCATCGGCGTTACCTGGGAAGCGGACGTGCATCTTTATTTTAAACGCGCCCGGGCCGGGGAAGCCTGGCTGGGCGCACCCACCTGGCATCGGGAGCAGATGGCTCTTGCGATGAATTTGTAA
- a CDS encoding SDR family oxidoreductase: protein MTTIPPYVPGHNLLKGKTVLVTAAAGTGIGFAAARKAVEEGARVFISDIHEGRLAKAVETIEAETGQRPGSHLCNVTQEEDVQVLIKAAIAEMGHVDVLINNAGLGGSVPVVDMSDDQWNMVLDVTLNGTFRMTRAMLRHMYERKSGAIVNNASVLGWRAQKEQAHYAAAKAGVMALTRCSAVEAAEHGVRINAVAPSIAMHAFLSKVTTDELLAKLTEREAFGRAAEVWEVANVMMFLASDYSSYMTGEVLPVSSQRA, encoded by the coding sequence ATGACCACTATTCCCCCCTATGTGCCGGGCCATAATTTACTCAAGGGCAAGACTGTGCTTGTGACCGCTGCAGCCGGCACCGGCATCGGATTTGCCGCCGCCAGAAAAGCGGTCGAGGAAGGCGCACGCGTTTTTATCAGCGACATTCATGAAGGCCGGTTGGCAAAAGCTGTGGAAACCATCGAGGCGGAAACCGGTCAGCGCCCGGGAAGTCATCTGTGCAACGTTACTCAGGAAGAAGACGTGCAGGTACTGATTAAGGCCGCCATCGCCGAGATGGGCCATGTGGATGTGTTAATTAATAACGCCGGGCTGGGCGGCTCCGTGCCGGTGGTCGACATGAGTGACGACCAGTGGAATATGGTGCTGGATGTGACCCTGAACGGCACCTTCCGCATGACCCGGGCCATGCTGCGTCATATGTATGAGCGCAAGTCGGGCGCCATAGTCAATAATGCTTCGGTGCTGGGCTGGCGGGCGCAGAAGGAACAGGCCCACTATGCGGCTGCCAAGGCCGGGGTCATGGCGCTCACCCGTTGCAGTGCGGTCGAGGCGGCGGAACATGGGGTGCGCATCAATGCAGTCGCCCCGTCCATCGCCATGCATGCCTTTCTCAGCAAGGTGACCACCGACGAGCTTCTGGCCAAACTGACGGAGCGTGAAGCCTTCGGCCGGGCGGCGGAAGTCTGGGAAGTGGCCAATGTGATGATGTTCCTGGCCAGCGACTATTCCAGCTATATGACGGGTGAAGTGCTGCCTGTCTCCAGCCAGCGGGCCTGA
- a CDS encoding enoyl-CoA hydratase → MADDLVDPVKTNISYETDEPVLYRTEGPLAYITLNRPDYHNVQNSQMTYALDDAFRRATDDDEVKVIILKSDAKHFTAGHDIGTPGRDFDKSFDRRLMWYDHSNKPGAEKAYIREQEVYLGMCRRWRDIPKPTIAQVHGACIAGGLMLAWVCDLIVASDDAFFQDPVLQMGFPGVEYFAHSFELNARIAKEFLFLGERMTAQRAHEMGMVNRVVSRAELEETVKVMAEKIATQPRLGLLLTKQAINHMEDLQGKRTGMDAVFAMHHFAHAQNQLVKGDYIAGFDGKSMAKANKDKEGGDK, encoded by the coding sequence ATGGCAGATGATCTTGTGGACCCGGTAAAGACGAACATCAGTTACGAGACCGACGAGCCGGTACTGTACCGGACCGAGGGGCCGCTGGCATATATAACCCTCAACCGGCCCGACTATCATAATGTGCAGAATTCCCAGATGACCTATGCGCTGGATGATGCCTTTCGCCGGGCCACAGATGATGACGAGGTCAAGGTCATCATCCTGAAGTCCGACGCCAAACATTTTACCGCCGGGCATGATATCGGTACGCCGGGGCGGGATTTTGACAAAAGCTTTGATCGCCGCCTGATGTGGTACGACCATAGCAACAAGCCGGGGGCGGAAAAGGCCTATATCCGGGAACAGGAAGTCTACCTCGGCATGTGTCGCCGCTGGCGGGATATTCCCAAGCCGACCATCGCCCAGGTGCATGGCGCCTGTATCGCCGGCGGGTTGATGCTGGCCTGGGTCTGTGATCTGATTGTCGCCTCCGATGATGCCTTTTTCCAGGACCCGGTGCTGCAGATGGGGTTTCCGGGGGTGGAATATTTCGCCCATAGTTTTGAGCTGAATGCCCGTATTGCCAAGGAATTTCTTTTTCTAGGTGAACGCATGACGGCCCAGCGGGCTCATGAGATGGGCATGGTCAACCGGGTGGTGTCGCGGGCGGAGCTGGAAGAGACGGTGAAGGTTATGGCCGAGAAAATCGCCACCCAGCCGCGGCTCGGATTGCTGCTCACCAAACAGGCGATCAACCATATGGAAGACCTGCAGGGTAAGCGTACCGGTATGGATGCGGTTTTCGCCATGCATCATTTTGCCCATGCCCAGAACCAGTTGGTGAAGGGCGATTATATCGCCGGGTTTGACGGCAAGAGCATGGCCAAAGCCAATAAGGATAAAGAGGGCGGGGACAAATAA
- a CDS encoding nitronate monooxygenase — MKAFETALTQQLGCRYPVIQTAMGWVSSPDLVVATSEAGGFGFLAGAVMTPQEVDAGIQEIKSRTDKLFGVNFHMFQPGAKEIVENILSHSDRVRAISYGRGPDGATVQRFKDAGVLCIPTVGAVRHAVKAVRQGADMVVIQGGEGGGHTGAVPTTLLLPQVLDAVEVPVIAAGGFRDGRGLAAALAFGAAGIAMGTRFLLTQESPVPLQTKERYLAASVDEIPVSRQVDGMPQRMVMNRVLADLDGASKAGLLLRGIRNGLAFKKMTNASLMTMLKSAWNMAKKTDMTMGQVMMSGSAPVLIQKAMVQGHPDEGVLPSGQVAGLIEDIPTVAELIDGIVREAEQRIASLCGGKEGQGHAD; from the coding sequence ATGAAGGCGTTTGAGACAGCCCTCACGCAACAGCTCGGCTGCCGCTATCCGGTGATCCAGACCGCCATGGGCTGGGTGTCTTCGCCGGATCTGGTGGTGGCGACCTCGGAGGCCGGGGGTTTCGGGTTCCTGGCCGGTGCAGTGATGACGCCGCAGGAAGTGGATGCCGGAATTCAGGAAATCAAGTCCCGGACCGACAAACTGTTCGGGGTGAATTTTCATATGTTTCAGCCGGGCGCCAAAGAAATTGTCGAAAACATCCTGTCCCATAGTGATCGTGTACGGGCCATTTCTTACGGGCGCGGTCCGGACGGGGCGACGGTTCAGCGCTTCAAGGACGCCGGAGTTCTCTGTATACCGACGGTGGGCGCGGTGCGTCATGCGGTCAAGGCGGTCAGGCAGGGGGCTGACATGGTGGTCATCCAGGGCGGGGAAGGCGGCGGCCATACGGGTGCGGTACCGACAACACTTTTGCTGCCCCAGGTTCTGGATGCGGTGGAGGTGCCGGTGATTGCTGCCGGTGGCTTCCGCGACGGACGCGGTCTGGCGGCGGCGCTGGCCTTCGGGGCGGCGGGCATTGCCATGGGAACACGCTTTCTGCTGACGCAGGAAAGTCCGGTGCCCCTGCAGACCAAAGAAAGATACCTTGCGGCCTCGGTCGACGAAATTCCGGTGTCCCGCCAGGTGGACGGTATGCCGCAAAGGATGGTCATGAACCGGGTGCTGGCCGATCTGGACGGGGCGAGCAAAGCGGGGCTTTTGCTGCGGGGAATACGCAACGGACTGGCCTTTAAGAAGATGACCAATGCCAGCCTGATGACCATGCTGAAGTCAGCCTGGAACATGGCGAAGAAAACAGACATGACCATGGGCCAGGTGATGATGTCCGGCAGTGCGCCGGTGTTGATCCAGAAGGCCATGGTGCAGGGCCATCCGGACGAGGGGGTTTTGCCATCGGGCCAGGTGGCCGGATTGATCGAGGACATCCCCACGGTTGCAGAGCTGATCGACGGGATTGTCAGGGAAGCGGAACAGAGGATCGCAAGCCTTTGTGGCGGGAAAGAGGGACAGGGACATGCCGATTAA
- a CDS encoding acetyl-CoA C-acetyltransferase yields MSEAYIIDAVRTPVGRRKGSLAGVHSADLGAVPLNALMERTGVDPSAVEDVIYGCCDTVGSQAGDIARTCWLVAGLPQHVPGTTIDRQCGSSQQAVHFAAQAVMSGTQDLVVAGGVQNMTQIPISYAMLAAQPLGMADPFTGSPGWVKRYGPDQLSQFNSARMIAEKWDISREEMERFAFESHQRAARAQDEGRFENEITPVGDFRADETIRRDTTLEKMAELEPLDEGSPITAGVASQISDASAAILIASAQAVRDHNLTPRARIHHMSVRADDPVWMLTAPAPATEYALKKCGMKMQDMDLVEINEAFASVVLSWAKDMEADLSKVNVNGGAIALGHPLGATGARLMTTLLNELERTGGRYGLQTMCEGGGQANVTIIERL; encoded by the coding sequence GTGAGCGAAGCCTATATTATTGATGCGGTAAGGACGCCGGTCGGACGGCGCAAGGGATCGCTGGCCGGGGTGCATTCCGCCGATCTGGGCGCAGTACCTCTGAATGCGCTTATGGAACGCACGGGGGTTGACCCGTCGGCCGTGGAAGATGTGATTTACGGCTGCTGCGATACCGTCGGCAGTCAGGCGGGCGACATTGCCCGGACCTGCTGGCTGGTGGCGGGGCTGCCGCAACATGTGCCCGGCACCACCATCGACCGCCAGTGCGGCTCTTCCCAGCAGGCGGTGCATTTCGCCGCCCAGGCGGTGATGAGCGGCACCCAGGACCTGGTGGTGGCCGGCGGCGTGCAGAATATGACCCAGATTCCGATCAGTTACGCCATGCTGGCGGCCCAGCCGCTGGGCATGGCGGATCCTTTTACCGGTTCACCGGGATGGGTTAAGCGCTACGGTCCGGATCAACTGTCCCAGTTCAACTCCGCCCGGATGATCGCGGAAAAATGGGACATCTCCCGGGAGGAGATGGAACGTTTTGCTTTTGAAAGCCATCAGCGGGCGGCCCGGGCGCAGGATGAGGGACGGTTCGAGAATGAGATTACCCCGGTGGGCGACTTCCGGGCGGATGAAACCATTCGCCGGGATACCACGCTGGAGAAAATGGCAGAACTTGAGCCGCTGGATGAAGGAAGCCCCATAACTGCAGGTGTTGCCAGCCAGATTTCGGATGCCTCAGCCGCAATTCTGATCGCTTCCGCGCAGGCGGTGAGGGATCATAATCTGACGCCACGGGCGCGTATTCATCATATGAGCGTGCGGGCCGACGATCCGGTCTGGATGCTGACCGCCCCGGCACCGGCCACGGAATATGCGCTCAAGAAATGCGGCATGAAAATGCAGGATATGGACCTTGTGGAAATCAACGAAGCCTTTGCTTCTGTGGTCCTGTCCTGGGCTAAGGATATGGAGGCGGATCTTTCAAAAGTCAATGTGAACGGTGGGGCCATTGCCCTCGGCCATCCGCTCGGCGCGACCGGGGCGCGCCTGATGACGACTTTGTTGAATGAACTTGAACGGACCGGCGGGCGCTATGGCCTGCAGACCATGTGTGAAGGTGGCGGGCAGGCCAATGTCACCATCATCGAACGACTGTAA
- a CDS encoding SDR family oxidoreductase — translation MTGICEGRVVLVTGAGRGLGREYALELARQGARVVVNDLGVSNQGEGGESTPAEQVVAEIAALGGEAVANFGDVSDMTSAGEMVKQALDTFGDLHAVVNNAGIVRDRMFVSATEDEWDATMKVHLKGHFAVASNAVAYWRGKAKETGGTVDARIINTTSGAGLQGSIGQSAYSTAKGGIAALTLVQAAELARYGITANALAPAARTRMTEAAFGEAMAAPDGGFDENDPSNCAPIVAWLASTESAEVTGQVFEIKGGMIMLEDGWREGPSVDIHARWKPEEITDVVKGLLEQAVPARKVWGS, via the coding sequence ATGACTGGAATTTGTGAGGGACGTGTTGTTCTGGTGACCGGCGCGGGTCGGGGGCTCGGCCGGGAATATGCCCTGGAACTGGCCAGGCAGGGCGCCAGGGTGGTGGTTAACGACCTGGGCGTCAGTAACCAGGGCGAGGGCGGTGAAAGTACCCCTGCAGAGCAGGTGGTGGCGGAAATCGCGGCGCTCGGCGGGGAGGCCGTGGCTAACTTCGGAGATGTGTCCGACATGACCTCCGCCGGGGAGATGGTGAAACAGGCGCTGGATACCTTTGGTGACCTGCATGCGGTGGTCAATAACGCGGGCATCGTGCGCGACCGCATGTTTGTTTCCGCGACAGAGGATGAGTGGGACGCCACCATGAAGGTTCATCTCAAGGGCCATTTTGCCGTGGCGTCAAACGCTGTGGCTTACTGGCGCGGCAAGGCCAAGGAGACCGGCGGCACCGTGGATGCCCGGATTATCAACACCACCTCCGGCGCGGGTCTGCAGGGCTCCATTGGTCAAAGTGCCTATTCAACAGCCAAGGGCGGCATTGCGGCCCTGACTTTGGTGCAGGCGGCGGAGCTTGCCCGTTACGGCATTACTGCCAATGCGCTGGCACCGGCGGCCCGGACTCGCATGACCGAAGCGGCCTTCGGCGAGGCCATGGCGGCGCCCGACGGCGGATTTGACGAAAATGATCCGTCCAACTGTGCGCCCATTGTCGCCTGGCTGGCGAGCACTGAAAGTGCGGAGGTAACCGGCCAGGTGTTTGAAATCAAGGGCGGCATGATCATGCTGGAAGACGGCTGGCGCGAAGGGCCCTCCGTGGACATCCATGCCCGCTGGAAACCTGAGGAAATCACCGATGTGGTCAAAGGCCTGCTGGAACAGGCCGTACCGGCCCGCAAAGTCTGGGGAAGCTGA
- a CDS encoding enoyl-CoA hydratase family protein, with product MPINVNIHDGIGEIIFDHPPVNAFDSKLWMELPQLVTKTASNPEVKVVLIRAEGKGFQAGVDIKELQAKPDMIPLVNRGNFLTGQAIHKAEVPVVCAVHGFIMGGGVIICGASDTIIASEDAFFALPEIDRGAMGGASHLSRMLPLHKVRAAFFTGSNITAEEMYRLGAVEKVVPRDKLYQEALAFCQVIASKSRKALAIAKEALNGIEAADVDRNYRWEQGFTLEMYMEEDSQKARDAFVEGGKKADF from the coding sequence ATGCCGATTAATGTGAACATCCATGACGGTATCGGGGAGATTATTTTCGACCATCCGCCAGTCAACGCCTTTGACAGCAAACTGTGGATGGAGCTGCCGCAACTTGTGACAAAAACCGCCTCCAATCCGGAGGTAAAAGTGGTGCTGATCCGGGCGGAAGGCAAGGGCTTCCAGGCCGGTGTGGATATTAAGGAACTGCAGGCGAAACCGGATATGATCCCGCTGGTCAACCGGGGGAATTTCCTTACCGGCCAGGCCATCCACAAGGCCGAGGTGCCGGTGGTTTGCGCGGTGCATGGCTTCATCATGGGCGGCGGTGTCATTATCTGCGGCGCATCGGACACCATTATCGCCTCGGAAGACGCCTTTTTCGCCCTGCCGGAAATCGATCGCGGGGCCATGGGCGGCGCGTCCCACCTGTCGCGCATGCTGCCGCTGCACAAGGTGCGGGCGGCCTTCTTTACCGGCAGCAACATCACCGCTGAGGAAATGTATCGTCTCGGCGCTGTGGAAAAAGTGGTGCCGAGAGACAAGCTTTATCAGGAGGCACTGGCCTTCTGCCAGGTGATCGCCTCCAAAAGCCGCAAGGCGCTGGCTATCGCCAAGGAAGCCCTCAACGGCATCGAAGCCGCCGATGTGGACCGCAACTATCGTTGGGAACAGGGCTTTACCCTGGAAATGTATATGGAAGAAGACAGCCAGAAGGCGCGCGACGCCTTTGTCGAGGGCGGCAAGAAGGCGGACTTCTGA
- a CDS encoding acyl-CoA dehydrogenase family protein, with product MDLNFSPQENAFREEIRGWLEVHLNGDFAHIKGLGGTGEQLEGFEQRIKWEQFLGKSGWAAIGWPKAFGGKGASLMEQVIFAEEYARAGAPGRLTHIGLELAAPTIMGFGTDEQKERFLPKIRDAEELWCQGFSEPGAGSDLSNIRTKARLEGDEWVIEGQKIWTSHAQHSDWCFLLCRTEEGSRNHKGLSFLLVPMDQPGVDVRPIKQLTGDSEFNEVFFDGARTKADLVVGGEGNGWKVAMATLTFERGVSTLAQQANFRNELDEIIALAKANGKAKDPIIRQRLAEAEMGLRVQRYNALRTLTNAESGTFSREGYIAKIFWASWHRDLGKLAMDIMGPEAELISQDQDYKMKRLQNLFLFSRSDTIYAGTNQVQRNIIAERALMMPKEPRGA from the coding sequence ATGGACCTGAATTTTTCACCACAAGAGAATGCCTTCCGCGAGGAAATCAGAGGCTGGCTCGAGGTGCATCTGAATGGCGACTTCGCCCACATCAAGGGTCTCGGCGGCACCGGCGAACAGCTTGAAGGTTTCGAGCAACGCATCAAATGGGAACAGTTCCTGGGCAAGTCCGGCTGGGCGGCCATCGGCTGGCCCAAAGCCTTCGGCGGCAAGGGGGCGAGCCTGATGGAACAGGTGATCTTTGCCGAGGAATATGCAAGGGCCGGGGCGCCGGGACGATTGACTCATATCGGCCTGGAACTGGCGGCGCCGACCATCATGGGTTTTGGCACAGACGAGCAGAAAGAGCGCTTCCTGCCGAAGATCCGCGATGCGGAGGAACTCTGGTGCCAGGGCTTTTCCGAACCGGGGGCCGGATCCGACCTGTCCAACATCCGCACCAAGGCCCGGCTCGAAGGAGACGAATGGGTGATCGAGGGCCAGAAAATATGGACCAGCCACGCCCAGCATTCCGACTGGTGTTTCCTGCTCTGCCGGACCGAGGAAGGGTCCAGAAATCACAAGGGGTTATCCTTTCTTCTTGTACCAATGGATCAACCGGGTGTGGATGTGCGTCCCATCAAACAACTGACCGGAGATTCCGAATTCAACGAGGTCTTCTTTGACGGGGCTCGCACAAAAGCCGACCTGGTGGTTGGCGGGGAAGGCAACGGCTGGAAAGTGGCCATGGCGACCCTCACCTTCGAGCGTGGTGTTTCCACTCTGGCCCAGCAGGCCAACTTCCGTAATGAACTGGACGAGATTATTGCGCTCGCCAAAGCCAATGGAAAAGCCAAAGATCCGATCATTCGCCAGCGTCTTGCGGAAGCCGAGATGGGGCTTCGGGTGCAGCGTTATAATGCCCTTCGTACCCTGACCAATGCGGAAAGCGGCACCTTCAGCCGGGAAGGCTATATCGCCAAAATTTTCTGGGCCAGCTGGCACCGGGATCTCGGCAAGCTGGCCATGGATATCATGGGGCCGGAGGCGGAACTGATCAGTCAGGACCAAGACTACAAGATGAAGCGGCTGCAGAATCTGTTCCTGTTCAGCCGATCCGACACAATCTATGCCGGGACCAACCAGGTGCAGCGGAATATCATCGCCGAGCGGGCGCTGATGATGCCCAAGGAGCCCCGCGGGGCCTGA
- a CDS encoding acyl-CoA dehydrogenase has translation MALTYTDKQKAFRVEVRAWLKAQVPSAPLPSFDTKEGFEAHRHWEATLNEGNYGMVTWPTEFGGRGADLIDWLIFEEEYYTAGAPLRVNQNGIFLLGPTLMDYGTEEQKARFLPRMASGEDIWAQGWSEPGAGSDMAAIRTKAIRDGDHYVINGQKTWSTRAAYADWCFGLFRTDPESSRHHGLSFILLPLDSEGITIRPILQLNGQTGFAEIFFDDVRVPVENRLAGESEGWKVAMATAGFERGLMLRSPARYQMAAKKLVELYRKHADRVPASVRRRVLDAWLEAEAYCLSTYQTASRLMAGGSIGSEASLNKIFWSELDRSLHRTALAILGAGADLMPHAPGGEGNGNWLDGYLFSLAGPIYAGSNEIQRNIIAERLLGLPRG, from the coding sequence ATGGCGCTGACCTATACCGACAAACAGAAGGCGTTCCGGGTAGAAGTGCGGGCCTGGCTCAAGGCGCAAGTACCCTCCGCACCGTTGCCGTCCTTCGACACTAAAGAGGGGTTCGAGGCGCACCGCCATTGGGAAGCGACCCTGAACGAAGGCAATTACGGTATGGTCACCTGGCCCACAGAATTTGGCGGGCGCGGGGCCGACCTGATCGACTGGCTGATTTTTGAAGAAGAATATTACACTGCCGGGGCGCCCCTTCGGGTCAACCAGAACGGCATTTTCCTGCTGGGTCCGACCCTGATGGATTATGGTACGGAGGAACAGAAGGCCCGTTTCCTGCCGCGCATGGCGTCGGGCGAGGATATCTGGGCCCAGGGCTGGTCCGAACCGGGAGCGGGTTCCGACATGGCGGCGATCAGGACCAAGGCAATCCGTGACGGCGATCATTATGTCATTAACGGCCAGAAGACCTGGTCGACCCGGGCAGCCTATGCGGACTGGTGCTTCGGCCTGTTCAGGACCGACCCGGAAAGCAGCCGCCATCACGGTTTGAGCTTTATCCTGTTGCCGCTGGATTCTGAGGGCATCACCATCCGGCCGATACTCCAGCTCAACGGCCAGACCGGTTTTGCGGAAATCTTTTTTGATGATGTGCGGGTGCCGGTGGAAAACCGTCTCGCCGGGGAAAGTGAGGGCTGGAAAGTGGCCATGGCCACGGCCGGGTTCGAGCGCGGGCTGATGCTGCGCAGTCCGGCGCGATACCAGATGGCGGCGAAGAAGCTGGTGGAACTCTATCGCAAACATGCGGACCGGGTGCCAGCCAGCGTGCGCCGGCGGGTGCTGGATGCTTGGCTGGAGGCGGAGGCCTATTGCCTGTCCACCTACCAGACCGCCTCGCGTCTGATGGCAGGCGGTTCCATCGGGTCGGAAGCCAGTCTGAACAAGATCTTCTGGTCCGAACTGGACCGCAGCCTGCACCGGACCGCTCTGGCGATCCTGGGGGCCGGGGCCGACCTGATGCCCCACGCGCCCGGTGGTGAGGGCAACGGCAACTGGCTTGACGGCTATCTTTTTTCGCTGGCCGGACCGATCTATGCCGGCTCCAACGAAATACAGCGCAACATCATAGCCGAGCGCCTGCTTGGCCTGCCGAGGGGATAG